Proteins encoded by one window of Microcebus murinus isolate Inina chromosome 2, M.murinus_Inina_mat1.0, whole genome shotgun sequence:
- the LOC105862265 gene encoding olfactory receptor 2A12-like, with protein MQDLTWENHSSVSEFILLGFSGDSQINAILFTIFLFLYLSTLVGNGLIVTLIHLDSRLHTPMYFFLSVLSMLDMSYVTTTVPQMLVHLVCQKKTISYVRCVAQMFIFLVLGITEGWLFSVMAYDRYVAICYPLRYKVIMSAWLCGAMVVFCGLWGVSCSLVYTVFTMRLPYCGPSEINHFFCEVPAVLKLACADTSLNDQVDFILGFILLLVPLSFILASYIRIFATILRIRSAHGRLKAFSTCASHITVVTMFCGPAMFMYMNPGANASPERDKKLALFYNVISAFLNPVIYSLRNKDVKRAFLKVTGWGRAPE; from the coding sequence ATGCAGGACTTGACATGGGAGAATCACAGCTCTGTGTCTGAGTTCATCCTTCTGGGCTTCTCTGGGGATTCCCAAATTAATGCAATCCTCTTcaccattttccttttcctctaccTCTCAACACTTGTGGGCAATGGGCTCATTGTCACCCTGATCCACCTGGACTCCCGCCTCCACAcacccatgtacttcttcctcagTGTCCTTTCCATGCTGGACATGAGCTATGTCACCACCACTGTTCCCCAGATGTTGGTGCATCTGGTCTGCCAAAAGAAAACGATCTCTTATGTTAGGTGTGTGGCCCAAATGTTCATCTTTCTGGTGTTGGGCATCACTGAGGGCTGGTTGTTCTCTGTCATGGCTTATGATAGATATGTGGCCATCTGCTACCCACTCAGATACAAGGTTATCATGAGCGCATGGCTGTGTGGGGCAATGGTAGTCTTTTGTGGACTGTGGGGTGTCAGCTGTTCCCTAGTCTACACTGTCTTTACAATGCGCCTGCCCTATTGTGGCCCCAGTGAGATCAACCACTTTTTCTGTGAGGTCCCTGCTGTCCTGAAGCTGGCCTGTGCAGACACATCCCTCAATGACCAAGTAGATTTCATCCTGGGCTTCATCCTTCTCCTGGTACCTCTTTCCTTTATTCTCGCCTCTTACATTCGCATCTTTGCCACCATCTTGAGAATCCGCTCTGCCCATGGTCGACTcaaggccttctccacctgtgcATCCCACATCACCGTGGTCACCATGTTCTGTGGACCTGCCATGTTTATGTACATGAACCCTGGAGCCAATGCCTCCCCAGAGCGGGACAAGAAACTGGCTTTGTTCTACAATGTCATCTCTGCCTTTCTCAACCCCGTAATCTACAGCCTCAGAAACAAAGATGTGAAAAGGGCTTTCCTCAAAGTAacgggctggggcagggcccctGAATAA
- the LOC105862269 gene encoding olfactory receptor 2A12-like, translating to MWMLPGQNESWVSEFILLGFSRDPTTNRTLFVAFLLLYLSSVLGNGLIIILILLVTHLHTPMYFFLCVLSLIDVAYITTTVPQMLVHLLTRSQTITFAGCWLQMYMFGALGLTEGTFFVVMAYDRYVAICHPLRYTVILSWGLCTWLAAGTLACGFFFSLIHTFFTMRLPYCGPNVVNHYFCEGPSVRSLACMDTHLIEMVDLVIGVFLDVSPLSVIVASYVHIALAILKIKSIRGRCKAFSTCASHLTMVTFFYGPATYIYLRPNSSYSSERDKLISLFYNVFTALFNPVVYSLRNKDIKEAFLRVMGHGRVA from the coding sequence ATGTGGATGCTTCCAGGGCAGAACGAGAGCTGGGTTTCTGAGTTTATACTGCTTGGCTTCTCCAGGGACCCCACAACCAACAGGACCCTCTTCGTTGCCTTCCTTCTCCTGTACCTGAGCTCAGTCCTGGGCAATGGGCTCATTATCATCTTGATCCTCCTGGTCACACACCTCCACAcgcccatgtacttcttcctgtgTGTCCTGTCCCTCATCGATGTGGCCTACATCACTACCACTGTGCCCCAGATGCTGGTCCATCTTCTCACTCGCTCTCAGACCATCACCTTTGCTGGCTGCTGGCTGCAGATGTACATGTTTGGTGCCCTGGGCCTGACTGAGGGCACCTTCTTTGTAGTCATGGCTTATGATCGATATGTGGCCATTTGCCACCCACTGCGTTATACTGTCATCCTCAGTTGGGGCCTGTGCACATGGCTGGCAGCTGGGACATTGGCCTGTGGTTTCTTCTTCTCTCTGATCCACACCTTCTTCACCATGAGGCTACCCTATTGTGGGCCAAACGTGGTCAACCACTACTTCTGTGAAGGCCCCTCGGTACGGAGCTTGGCTTGCATGGACACTCACCTCATTGAGATGGTGGACCTGGTCATCGGTGTCTTTCTGGATGTTTCCCCACTGTCTGTCATTGTGGCCTCCTATGTTCATATTGCCCTGGCCATCCTCAAGATCAAGTCCATTCGGGGCCGCTGCAAGGCTTTctccacctgtgcctcccacctGACCATGGTCACATTCTTCTATGGTCCAGCCACTTACATCTACCTGAGGCCCAATTCCAGCTATTCCTCTGAGCGAGACAAGCTGATCTCACTCTTTTACAATGTCTTCACTGCCCTCTTCAACCCTGTGGTCTACAGTCTCAGGAACAAGGACATTAAGGAGGCATTTCTTAGAGTGATGGGTCATGGTAGGGTGGCCTAG